The sequence TAAAGCACTATTAAAACTATCTGTCAAATGGTGTTTGTGGCTATGCAATTGTGTTCTTCAGACTTGGTATACCTAAATGTCACTAATAATCCTAGAGGATAGCTAAACCCTCTGATAAATAATATTTAATATGGCCTCAACCAATATTATAGCATTCATGAAATATCGCAAATCTTTTTATACACCTTTAGAAATTATTGCTGCCATGATTTATAATAAACTgtgtatgtgactgggtctggtaAACTGGTCTTATCTCCTATGGTGGAAGTTAATTGAATTTTCACCGTGAACACGAAGttacatgaatacactatcaaaCTTCAGTCTAAATTATTCAGTGATCTGATTTGCTGGCTGCTTTAATTTCCCAAGCCTATTGCAAGCTGTTCAGGAAATCTAGAGCCAAAATTATTCAGTGATCATGATCTACTTTGCCTGGCTGCTGTAATTTCCCAAGCCTATTTGCAAGCTGTTCAGGCAatctggggccttaatggacCACCAGTCAACTAAGGTACAGCTTTGTGCTGTTGAAAAAGACTTGTGTTGCAAAATTCCTTTTTGTCTGAATACCATAACTCGGCCTATGTCATCGctacgcatttctctttcatTTTGACAACCTTTTCCCCTCCCCCACACATGAACGAGTGATCTAGTTTTATATAAGTCAAACATAGAAGGTTTCTTGTGTGCGCAACAGTggtattgtacatgtatgtaagtgtatatatatatatatatatgaatgatgTACTTTCTTTCTCTTTGTATAGCTAGCCAGATTGTTGATGCCAACAGTGTTACTGAGATTCTAACTGAATACTCACGATTATGGAGGCAAATTGGTCTAAAATTAGGCTTGAATTCAACTGtccttgaaaattttaaaagagaTGGTACTGACCAAAGGGATCGTTTTGAGAAAACACTGAATGCTTGGCAGAGACTAGCTGGAAGTAATGCAACTTGGGGTGCATTAGAACTTGCAATTACCAATGCAAATCGAGAAGATCTTGGGCTTAAATCTCTTCCAAAGTGTAAGttgtgtacatactgtaaaaTATTGTGTTTCACTAATGCTAATTTCTAAGGACAGTTATGTTTTGTTAATTAACAATTCATgagcatgcagtatagctagctacagcttTAGTAACGCAACACTTTCTATACACCTACAGATTAGATGAAGTAATTCATATAACAATACAAAAGTATGTATCAAACATTTAAGTGTacataaaacaagttgatgttgtgctacttctaaaaaccaggcgccatgcagctagctaactcatctggaattaactatagacagtatatgctactttgaattaaccaactatgtattactattctacaatagggtagttttgggttgtgcaataatgctattagctaattctcgaattttgtaattcatgaaatattcgtaattcgttcaattacgttgctatgcactgctaaggaagcgtttgttaaaccatagataatataccctaaCAGGGATTAGTGACGCGCTTAATCGTTAggcaatcctcgttacggtcaCGTGAAAGTATTACGTAGTGCGCTGAAGTAAACATGATGTAACAATAGTAACCGTATTAAGAGCTCGAGTACCATGAACGTAGAAGAGACATTGTGTGTACTGTAGAGGGAGCTAATGAAGTCAGGTGTGCAGTTCACTCGAGAAGGTCTGTGCTAGGAGTGAACTGATGGCTAGGACTGGCAGAATTATTAAAGGAATACGTCCTGGAGTTGCTTCATGTCTTAAAGAAAGAAGACAGTCAGGAATACTTTGAGTCTTTTTCCGAAGCCCGAAAAGACTATCTACAATGCAGTCAGTGCTACACGTAAGTGGTATGGATGGAATTTGCAGACAGTTACGAGCTAATAAATTGCCAAAATATTGGAAGGAATAACAGAACCGATACAACTAACGAAGCAGCAAATTTTTGAAGAAATACTGACATCTATGTTCAAGACACACGTGGAACAACCAGCTGAAACACCAACCGAGTTAACGGTGGGTAAAGAGAATGTATTGAGGTATGCTTGCGATGTAGCAAAGAAACTGTACCAAATCGTTTTTGGAAGCAGCATGGGGAGAAGTACACAACATTTGTGGAATGCTTGAATAGAATGAAACCAAACAACAAAGACTCTGCATCCAGTGACATAGTATACAGTCCCAGTGGGTTAAGATTATTAACAGAGGTGGACTATATGAAGTAAATTATGAATTTTTGTTTTGCAG comes from Dysidea avara chromosome 4, odDysAvar1.4, whole genome shotgun sequence and encodes:
- the LOC136253414 gene encoding uncharacterized protein, whose amino-acid sequence is MNQGCQGIVKLRKPASQIVDANSVTEILTEYSRLWRQIGLKLGLNSTVLENFKRDGTDQRDRFEKTLNAWQRLAGSNATWGALELAITNANREDLGLKSLPKLPTVPNDAHIQQGSSGQIDVLLEPSPGELLIKCITKTNKAPISTD